Proteins encoded within one genomic window of Streptomyces rubradiris:
- a CDS encoding SDR family NAD(P)-dependent oxidoreductase: MPEDTLPVAGSPVGASPPAAFDLTGRVALVTGAARGQGARHARTLATAGASVVLTDVDERGGAAEAEAIRRDLGRADAALFVRHDVSSAEDWARAVAYARERLGRLDVLVNNAALWRTAHVTEQSEEEFRTLFAVNLLGPFLGIRAVLPAMRAVGGGSIVNISSTAGLKGIPGHSAYGATKSGLRGMTKSVALDVAAEGIRVNSVHPGVIDTPMIATVTGTGDAAREEWPHVPARRIGTPDDVTGLVLFLASDASAYVTGAEFAVDGGLAAQ; this comes from the coding sequence ATGCCCGAAGACACCCTGCCCGTGGCCGGGTCACCCGTGGGGGCGTCGCCCCCGGCCGCTTTCGACCTGACCGGGCGGGTGGCCCTGGTCACCGGTGCCGCGCGCGGCCAGGGGGCGCGGCACGCGCGGACGCTCGCCACCGCCGGCGCGTCGGTGGTGCTCACGGATGTCGACGAGCGGGGCGGTGCGGCCGAGGCGGAGGCGATCCGCCGCGATCTGGGGCGTGCGGACGCCGCGCTCTTCGTACGCCACGACGTCTCGTCCGCCGAGGACTGGGCCCGCGCGGTCGCGTACGCCCGGGAACGCCTCGGCCGGCTGGACGTCCTGGTCAACAACGCCGCGCTGTGGCGCACGGCGCACGTGACAGAGCAGTCCGAGGAGGAGTTCCGCACGCTGTTCGCGGTGAATCTGCTCGGCCCGTTCCTCGGCATCCGGGCCGTGCTGCCCGCCATGCGTGCCGTGGGCGGCGGGTCGATCGTCAACATCTCCTCCACCGCCGGACTGAAGGGCATCCCGGGGCACAGCGCCTACGGGGCCACGAAGTCCGGGCTGCGCGGAATGACCAAGTCGGTCGCGCTCGACGTGGCCGCCGAGGGCATCCGCGTCAACTCGGTCCACCCCGGCGTGATCGACACCCCCATGATCGCCACGGTGACCGGTACCGGCGACGCCGCCCGCGAGGAGTGGCCGCACGTCCCCGCGCGGCGGATCGGTACGCCCGACGACGTCACCGGCCTGGTGCTCTTCCTCGCGTCCGACGCCTCCGCCTATGTGACGGGCGCGGAGTTCGCGGTCGACGGCGGGCTGGCGGCGCAGTGA
- a CDS encoding SAM-dependent methyltransferase: MTHPASHPAIDTSVPHSARIWNYWLGGKDNYPVDEAAGDAYTAVFPGIVAIARGSRAFLRRAIGHLVTEAGIRQFLDIGTGLPTAENTHEVAQRLAPEARIVYVDNDPMVLAHARALLYSSPEGATAYVDADVTDPDRILSIAAKTLDLARPTALILSNILGHVADDDQARSIVDRLMGALPSGSYLCADDGSLGIDPAFEQAQEAYNNSGAVPYNLRTVEAITSFFDGLELVEPGVVPVTQWRPEPGAPAPEVVAEHGGLARKP, translated from the coding sequence ATGACCCATCCGGCGTCGCACCCGGCGATCGACACCTCGGTGCCGCACTCGGCCCGCATCTGGAACTACTGGCTGGGCGGGAAGGACAACTACCCGGTCGACGAGGCGGCCGGCGACGCGTACACCGCCGTCTTCCCCGGCATCGTCGCCATCGCCCGCGGCAGCCGCGCCTTCCTGCGCCGCGCCATCGGCCATCTCGTCACCGAGGCGGGCATCCGGCAGTTCCTGGACATCGGCACCGGCCTGCCGACCGCCGAGAACACCCACGAGGTCGCCCAGCGGCTCGCCCCCGAGGCACGGATCGTCTACGTCGACAACGACCCGATGGTCCTCGCTCACGCCCGGGCGCTGCTCTACTCCTCCCCCGAGGGCGCGACCGCCTACGTCGACGCCGATGTGACGGACCCGGACCGCATCCTCTCGATCGCCGCGAAGACGCTGGACCTCGCCCGGCCCACCGCGCTCATCCTCAGCAACATCCTGGGCCACGTCGCCGACGACGATCAGGCCCGCTCCATCGTGGACCGGCTGATGGGCGCGCTGCCGTCCGGCAGTTACCTGTGTGCCGACGACGGGTCGCTCGGCATCGACCCGGCTTTCGAGCAGGCCCAGGAGGCCTACAACAACAGCGGCGCGGTCCCGTACAACCTGCGTACCGTGGAGGCGATCACCTCGTTCTTCGACGGCCTGGAGCTGGTCGAGCCCGGTGTCGTGCCGGTCACCCAGTGGCGCCCCGAACCCGGTGCGCCCGCCCCGGAGGTCGTCGCCGAGCACGGGGGCCTCGCCCGCAAGCCGTGA
- a CDS encoding MarR family transcriptional regulator, with protein MSAQPRTDAELAAEPAAYWTKIAYEALIAFIRARQAELGFTQPGYWLLRHLSQHDLSADGRGMTLAELRQTMSTYLRPEDDLAAEAETLLERGRLTRDGDGRLWITAAGEEARATLKRHAPAIRDHIHQGISDADYVTTVKVLQRMIRNTGGATR; from the coding sequence GTGTCCGCCCAGCCCCGCACCGACGCCGAACTCGCCGCCGAGCCGGCCGCGTACTGGACCAAAATCGCCTACGAGGCCCTCATCGCCTTCATCCGTGCCCGGCAGGCCGAACTGGGCTTCACCCAGCCCGGGTACTGGCTGCTGCGCCACCTGTCGCAGCACGACCTCTCGGCCGACGGCCGCGGGATGACCCTCGCCGAACTCCGCCAGACCATGAGCACCTACCTCAGGCCCGAGGACGACCTGGCGGCCGAGGCCGAGACCCTGCTGGAGCGCGGTCGGCTCACCCGCGACGGCGACGGACGGCTGTGGATCACCGCGGCCGGGGAGGAGGCCCGCGCCACCCTCAAGCGGCACGCTCCCGCGATCCGCGACCACATCCACCAGGGCATCTCCGACGCCGACTACGTCACCACCGTGAAGGTCCTCCAACGGATGATCCGCAACACCGGTGGCGCGACGCGCTAG
- a CDS encoding LLM class flavin-dependent oxidoreductase: MPPTSRPLRKLGFLTIGLFDAADPGRGHESTLRLIELGERLGFDSAWIRHRHLQYGISSPVAVLAAASQRTRRIQLGTAVTPLGWENPLRLAEDLATVDVLSGGRLNPGVSVGPPAHYDRVKGALYPDTADAEDFGFERVRRLLDLVRGKPATDFSGTEGFEVFSDIVQPHSPGLGERMWYGGGSLRSARWAGEHGMNFLTSSVVKVEDTGGADGPPDFAAIQSSLIREFRAHHPDGEAARVSHGLVVIPTDSASPAQRAKYAEYAARRLPRTASPQGPARQLFAPDLVGTSAELAERLHAHAAFREVDEVAFALPFTFEYEDYAQILTDMATKLGPALGWRPAG, encoded by the coding sequence GTGCCGCCCACCTCTCGCCCGCTGCGCAAGCTGGGGTTCTTGACCATCGGCCTGTTCGACGCGGCGGATCCCGGGCGGGGTCACGAGTCCACGCTGCGCCTCATCGAACTGGGCGAGCGGCTCGGCTTCGACAGCGCCTGGATCCGCCACCGGCATCTGCAGTACGGCATCTCGTCCCCGGTCGCGGTCCTGGCCGCCGCCTCGCAGCGCACCCGGCGGATCCAGCTGGGCACCGCGGTGACGCCGCTCGGCTGGGAGAACCCGCTGCGGCTCGCCGAGGACCTGGCGACGGTCGACGTGCTGTCCGGCGGCCGGCTCAACCCGGGCGTCAGCGTGGGCCCGCCGGCGCACTACGACCGGGTCAAGGGCGCCCTCTACCCGGACACCGCCGACGCGGAGGACTTCGGTTTCGAGCGGGTGCGGCGGCTGCTGGACCTGGTGCGCGGCAAGCCCGCCACCGACTTCAGCGGGACGGAGGGGTTCGAGGTCTTCTCCGACATCGTCCAGCCGCACTCCCCCGGGCTCGGGGAGCGGATGTGGTACGGCGGCGGCAGCCTGCGCTCGGCGCGCTGGGCCGGCGAGCACGGCATGAACTTCCTGACCAGCAGCGTGGTGAAGGTGGAGGACACCGGCGGCGCGGACGGGCCGCCCGACTTCGCGGCGATCCAGTCGTCCCTCATCCGGGAGTTCCGGGCCCACCACCCCGACGGGGAGGCGGCCCGGGTCTCCCACGGGCTGGTGGTGATCCCGACCGACTCCGCGAGCCCCGCGCAGCGCGCCAAGTACGCGGAGTACGCGGCCCGGCGGCTGCCCCGCACGGCCTCCCCGCAGGGCCCGGCACGGCAGCTGTTCGCGCCGGACCTGGTCGGCACCTCGGCTGAGCTGGCCGAGCGGCTGCACGCGCACGCCGCCTTCCGCGAGGTCGACGAGGTGGCGTTCGCCCTGCCGTTCACCTTCGAGTACGAGGACTACGCGCAGATCCTGACGGACATGGCGACGAAGCTCGGACCGGCCCTGGGCTGGCGGCCCGCCGGGTAA
- a CDS encoding peroxiredoxin: MTRPLAVGDTAEDFALPDETGTTRRLTGLLADGPVVLFFYPAALTPGCTAEACHFRDLAAEFAALGARPVGISGDAVGKQREFTDRHRLGMPLLSDADGVVRERFGVRRGFSLAPTKRVTFVIAGDRTVLEVVRSELRMNTHADRALAVLRARRG, from the coding sequence GTGACCAGGCCCCTCGCGGTCGGGGACACGGCGGAGGACTTCGCCCTGCCCGACGAGACCGGGACCACCCGCCGGCTCACCGGACTGCTGGCCGACGGGCCCGTCGTGCTCTTCTTCTACCCCGCCGCCCTCACCCCCGGCTGCACCGCCGAGGCCTGCCACTTCCGGGATCTGGCCGCCGAGTTCGCGGCGCTCGGCGCCCGGCCCGTCGGCATCAGCGGGGATGCCGTCGGCAAGCAGCGGGAGTTCACCGACCGGCACCGGCTCGGCATGCCGCTGCTGTCCGACGCCGACGGCGTGGTCCGCGAGCGGTTCGGCGTCCGGCGGGGCTTCTCCCTGGCCCCGACCAAGCGCGTCACCTTCGTGATCGCCGGGGACCGTACCGTCCTGGAGGTGGTCCGCAGCGAGCTGCGCATGAACACCCACGCCGACCGCGCCCTCGCCGTCCTGCGCGCCCGTCGGGGCTGA
- a CDS encoding ATP-binding protein → MPPVAGAVSAVRRRAAALLAEWRVCPELVEDSLLVVSELVTNAIVHARPPAELRLSWLRGDHPAILRVEVTDAGPDPAAGATRAGIDPDEHGRGEAIVHALATRHGIRVHPGRVTRWAELVAA, encoded by the coding sequence GTGCCTCCCGTCGCCGGCGCGGTGTCCGCCGTACGCCGGCGGGCGGCGGCGCTCCTCGCCGAGTGGAGGGTGTGTCCGGAGCTCGTCGAGGACTCGCTGCTCGTGGTGTCGGAGCTGGTCACCAACGCCATCGTGCACGCCCGCCCGCCGGCCGAACTCCGGCTGTCCTGGCTGCGCGGCGACCACCCCGCCATCCTGCGCGTCGAGGTCACCGACGCCGGACCCGACCCCGCCGCGGGCGCGACCCGCGCCGGGATCGACCCGGACGAGCACGGCCGGGGCGAGGCGATCGTCCACGCCCTGGCGACCCGCCACGGCATACGGGTCCACCCCGGACGGGTCACCCGCTGGGCCGAGCTCGTCGCGGCCTGA
- a CDS encoding IclR family transcriptional regulator, whose amino-acid sequence MAGPVQSIERAAAILRLLAGGPRRLGLGEVASSLGLAKGTAHGILRTLQHVDFVEQDAATGKYQLGAALLHLGTSYLDVNELRSRSLNWADALAARSGEAVRLGTPLEGRVLVVHHVFRPDDSFQTLDVGALLPLHASSLGKVLLAFGTATAEPDREPEPAAYTRHTLVDPERLARALAAVREAGWAAEIQEMSMGEAGIAAPIRGHGGLVVGAIGLSGPVERICDGRGRPRPALISLVREAARAISRDLGAARW is encoded by the coding sequence ATGGCCGGACCGGTCCAGTCGATCGAGCGGGCCGCGGCGATCCTGCGGCTGCTCGCCGGCGGGCCCCGCCGACTCGGGCTCGGCGAGGTGGCGTCCTCGCTCGGGCTGGCCAAGGGCACCGCCCACGGCATTCTGCGCACGCTCCAGCACGTGGACTTCGTGGAGCAGGACGCGGCGACCGGGAAGTACCAGCTCGGGGCCGCCCTGCTGCACCTGGGCACCAGCTACCTGGACGTCAACGAACTGCGCTCACGCTCCCTGAACTGGGCCGACGCCCTGGCCGCCCGCAGCGGGGAGGCGGTGCGGCTGGGCACCCCGCTGGAGGGCAGGGTCCTCGTCGTCCACCACGTGTTCCGGCCGGACGACAGCTTCCAGACCCTGGACGTGGGCGCGCTGCTGCCGCTGCACGCCTCCTCGCTCGGCAAGGTACTGCTGGCCTTCGGCACGGCGACGGCCGAACCGGACCGGGAGCCGGAGCCGGCGGCGTACACCCGGCACACGCTGGTCGATCCGGAGCGGCTCGCCCGGGCGCTCGCCGCCGTCCGGGAGGCCGGATGGGCGGCCGAGATCCAGGAGATGAGCATGGGCGAGGCCGGGATCGCCGCGCCGATCCGGGGGCACGGCGGGCTCGTCGTGGGCGCCATCGGGCTGTCCGGGCCGGTGGAGCGGATCTGCGACGGCCGGGGCCGGCCCCGGCCCGCGCTGATCAGCCTGGTCCGCGAGGCCGCCCGGGCGATCTCCAGAGACCTGGGAGCCGCCCGCTGGTAG
- the glpK gene encoding glycerol kinase GlpK has translation MTERYVMSVDQGTNSTRCILFDHRGRLVSVAQREHRQHFPRPGWVEHDAVEIWQNLRRVVPEALSAAGVDKAQVAAIGVANQRETTVLWDRRTGAPTGRAIVWQDTRTAPLVEDLLRDPGERFFLDRCALPPSTYFSALRIRWLFDHVKGVEQRARDGEVLFGTMESWLLWNLTGGADGGLHLTDATNAGRTMLMNIRTLDWDDELLDFFGVPRPMLPEIRSSAERYGETRALLPGIPLTAALGDQQAALFGQTCFSPGEAKCTYGTGGFLLLNTGDEVVRSRHGLLTTVAYKIGDQPPAYALEGSIAVTGALVQWFRDRLGLIGSAPEIETLARTVEDNGGCYIVPAFSGLFAPHWRSDARGVIVGLTSYITKGHLARAVLEATGWQTREVVDAMNADFPVPLPQLKVDGGMTSDNLLMQFLADVLDVPVVRPMVAETVSLGAAYAAGLAVGYWPGLEVLRRNWHRAAQWLPGMDPERRETEYGNWKRAVERSLGWAGPPRAR, from the coding sequence ATGACGGAACGGTATGTGATGTCGGTCGATCAGGGCACCAACTCGACCCGCTGCATCCTCTTCGACCACCGGGGGCGGCTGGTCTCGGTCGCGCAGCGGGAGCACCGGCAGCACTTCCCGCGGCCCGGCTGGGTGGAGCACGACGCCGTCGAGATCTGGCAGAACCTGCGCCGGGTGGTGCCCGAGGCGCTGTCCGCCGCCGGCGTCGACAAGGCTCAGGTCGCCGCGATCGGAGTGGCCAACCAGCGGGAGACGACGGTGCTCTGGGACCGGCGGACCGGCGCCCCGACGGGCCGGGCGATCGTCTGGCAGGACACCCGTACCGCGCCGCTGGTCGAGGACCTCCTGCGCGACCCCGGCGAGAGGTTCTTCCTCGACCGGTGCGCCCTGCCGCCCTCCACCTATTTCTCGGCGCTGCGTATCCGCTGGCTGTTCGACCACGTCAAGGGCGTCGAGCAGCGCGCCCGGGACGGCGAGGTGCTGTTCGGGACAATGGAGAGCTGGCTGCTGTGGAACCTCACCGGCGGCGCCGACGGCGGCCTGCACCTCACCGACGCCACCAACGCCGGCCGCACGATGCTGATGAACATCCGCACGCTCGACTGGGACGACGAGCTGCTGGACTTCTTCGGCGTGCCCCGCCCGATGCTGCCCGAGATCCGCTCCTCCGCCGAGCGGTACGGCGAGACGCGGGCGCTGCTGCCCGGCATCCCCCTCACCGCCGCCCTCGGCGACCAGCAGGCCGCGCTCTTCGGCCAGACCTGCTTCTCCCCCGGCGAGGCCAAGTGCACCTACGGCACCGGGGGCTTCCTGCTGCTCAACACCGGCGACGAGGTCGTACGCTCCCGGCACGGGCTGCTCACGACGGTCGCCTACAAGATCGGGGACCAGCCCCCGGCCTACGCCCTGGAGGGGTCGATCGCGGTCACCGGCGCGCTCGTCCAGTGGTTCCGCGACCGCCTGGGCCTGATCGGCAGCGCCCCGGAGATCGAGACCCTCGCGCGCACGGTCGAGGACAACGGCGGCTGCTACATCGTCCCCGCCTTCTCGGGCCTGTTCGCGCCGCACTGGCGCAGCGACGCGCGCGGGGTCATCGTCGGCCTCACCTCGTACATCACCAAGGGGCACCTGGCGCGGGCGGTGCTGGAGGCCACGGGGTGGCAGACCCGGGAGGTCGTCGACGCGATGAACGCCGACTTCCCGGTCCCCCTGCCGCAGCTCAAGGTGGACGGCGGCATGACCTCCGACAACCTGCTCATGCAGTTCCTGGCCGATGTGCTCGACGTGCCCGTGGTACGGCCCATGGTCGCCGAGACGGTCTCCCTCGGCGCCGCCTACGCGGCCGGCCTCGCCGTCGGCTACTGGCCCGGCCTGGAGGTGCTGCGCCGCAACTGGCACCGGGCCGCGCAGTGGCTGCCCGGCATGGACCCCGAGCGGCGGGAGACGGAGTACGGCAACTGGAAACGGGCCGTCGAACGGTCCCTGGGCTGGGCCGGACCACCGCGCGCCCGCTGA
- a CDS encoding TetR/AcrR family transcriptional regulator, producing MARRTARTEQVNATREAILTAAERLFAEHGVYAVSNRQVSEAAGQGNNAAVGYHFGTKADLVRAVARRHTRHIETLRERALEETAGSTDVRDWVHCLVRPVTEHLAGLGSPTWYARFCAQVMTDPALHDIMVEESLASPALREAVEGLNRTLPDLPPEVRAERGQMVRLLILHTCAERERALAESAPTPHATWSAAATGLADAIVGLWLAPVSARTAAPGLSRE from the coding sequence ATGGCGCGCAGGACGGCGCGGACCGAGCAGGTGAACGCGACGCGGGAGGCGATCCTGACCGCGGCGGAACGGCTGTTCGCCGAGCACGGCGTGTACGCCGTCTCCAACCGCCAGGTCAGCGAGGCCGCCGGCCAGGGCAACAACGCCGCGGTCGGCTACCACTTCGGCACCAAGGCCGACCTGGTCCGCGCGGTCGCCCGGCGGCACACCCGGCACATCGAGACACTGCGGGAGCGGGCCCTGGAGGAGACCGCGGGCTCCACGGACGTGCGCGACTGGGTCCACTGCCTGGTCCGCCCGGTCACCGAGCACCTGGCCGGACTCGGCAGCCCCACCTGGTACGCCCGGTTCTGCGCGCAGGTGATGACCGACCCGGCACTGCACGACATCATGGTCGAGGAGTCCCTGGCCTCGCCGGCGCTGCGCGAGGCGGTCGAGGGCCTGAACCGCACCCTGCCGGACCTGCCGCCCGAGGTCCGCGCCGAACGCGGTCAGATGGTCCGGCTGCTGATCCTGCACACCTGCGCCGAGCGCGAGCGGGCCCTGGCCGAGTCCGCCCCCACCCCGCACGCCACCTGGAGCGCGGCCGCGACCGGGCTCGCCGACGCGATCGTCGGCCTGTGGCTGGCCCCGGTCAGCGCGCGGACGGCGGCGCCGGGGCTTTCCCGGGAGTAA